One genomic window of Paeniglutamicibacter sp. Y32M11 includes the following:
- a CDS encoding YajQ family cyclic di-GMP-binding protein yields the protein MASDSTFDVVSKVDSQEVSNAMNQAQKEIVQRYDFKGIGAEIDFSGEKILMKANSEERVKAVLDVFQSKLVKRNISLKSLEAGDPFPSGKEYRIEAEIVEGIAQDVAKKINKLIRDEAPKGVKSTIQGDELRVSSKSRDDLQTTMNLLRSFEEADLQFVNFR from the coding sequence ATGGCGAGCGATTCAACTTTTGATGTTGTCAGCAAGGTTGACAGCCAGGAAGTGTCCAATGCGATGAACCAAGCGCAGAAGGAAATTGTCCAGCGTTACGACTTCAAGGGCATCGGCGCCGAGATCGATTTCAGCGGCGAGAAGATTCTGATGAAGGCGAACTCCGAGGAGCGCGTCAAGGCAGTACTCGACGTTTTCCAGTCGAAGCTGGTCAAGCGAAACATCTCCTTGAAGTCGCTAGAAGCCGGCGATCCTTTCCCGTCCGGCAAGGAATACCGCATTGAAGCGGAAATCGTTGAGGGCATTGCCCAGGATGTGGCGAAGAAGATCAACAAGTTGATCCGCGACGAAGCGCCCAAGGGTGTGAAGTCCACCATTCAGGGTGACGAACTGCGCGTGTCCTCGAAGTCCCGCGACGATCTTCAGACCACCATGAATCTGTTGCGGTCCTTTGAAGAAGCCGACCTTCAATTTGTGAACTTCCGCTAA
- the efeB gene encoding iron uptake transporter deferrochelatase/peroxidase subunit, with translation MGRTTADDTARRSTGISRRGLFTAAGAGGIGLAVGALGTSAVNAAVSPQTPDTVVPFYGEHQAGIATEAQDRMHIAAFDVTASTRESLISLLKDWTEAIESLTRGAEIGDGATGGNYDSPPDDTGEALGLEASHLTVTIGFGRSLFTLEGVDRYNLSKHLPEALIELPHFSADALEDARSGGDLIVQACADDPQVAVHAVRNLARIAFGRARVRWSQIGFGRTSSTSTTQTTPRNLFGFRDGTANLKLEDNDLLNEHVWVSGGTGAEAWMNGGTYMVARRIRMHIETWDRSTMRDQENIIGRTKKEGAPLSGGEEFTEPDFNLQGREGPLVAVDSHVAMAHPTRNNGVQMLRRGFNYTDGSDGLGRLDAGLFFIAFVVDARTHYVPMQSAMAKNDLLAEYLRHTGSGLFAIPAGVQAGQYLGQALFDA, from the coding sequence ATGGGTAGAACCACCGCGGACGACACCGCACGACGATCAACTGGCATTAGTCGAAGAGGGCTATTCACTGCCGCGGGTGCGGGTGGAATTGGCCTGGCCGTTGGTGCGTTGGGAACCAGCGCAGTGAATGCGGCGGTATCACCCCAGACCCCGGACACGGTGGTTCCCTTTTACGGCGAACACCAAGCGGGTATCGCCACCGAGGCCCAGGACAGAATGCACATTGCGGCATTCGACGTCACCGCGAGCACGAGGGAGTCACTGATCTCTCTGCTCAAGGACTGGACCGAAGCCATCGAGTCGTTGACCCGCGGCGCGGAGATCGGCGATGGCGCCACCGGCGGCAACTATGACTCGCCTCCGGACGACACCGGGGAAGCCCTGGGACTGGAGGCCAGCCACCTGACGGTCACCATAGGTTTCGGGCGGTCGCTCTTTACGCTGGAGGGTGTGGACAGATACAACCTGTCAAAGCATTTGCCTGAGGCCCTGATTGAACTGCCACATTTTTCTGCTGACGCGTTGGAGGACGCTCGCAGCGGGGGAGACCTGATCGTTCAGGCCTGTGCCGATGATCCTCAGGTGGCAGTTCATGCGGTCCGCAATCTGGCACGAATTGCCTTCGGCCGAGCCCGGGTCCGTTGGTCGCAGATCGGCTTTGGACGCACCTCCTCTACCTCCACCACCCAGACAACGCCCAGAAACCTCTTTGGGTTTAGAGATGGTACGGCAAACCTCAAGTTGGAGGACAACGACCTGCTCAATGAGCACGTTTGGGTCAGCGGAGGCACCGGTGCCGAGGCGTGGATGAATGGTGGCACTTACATGGTGGCTCGCCGTATACGCATGCACATCGAGACCTGGGACAGATCGACGATGCGTGACCAAGAAAATATCATCGGGCGCACCAAAAAAGAGGGTGCACCGCTCTCGGGTGGTGAGGAGTTCACCGAGCCTGATTTCAATTTGCAGGGCCGCGAGGGGCCGCTGGTTGCGGTGGATTCGCATGTCGCCATGGCGCACCCCACCAGGAACAACGGTGTGCAGATGTTGCGGCGGGGGTTCAACTACACCGACGGTTCCGACGGACTGGGCCGGCTCGATGCAGGATTGTTCTTTATTGCCTTTGTGGTCGATGCCAGAACACACTACGTCCCCATGCAGTCAGCCATGGCCAAAAACGACCTGCTGGCGGAGTACCTGCGGCACACTGGGTCGGGACTCTTCGCGATTCCTGCAGGAGTTCAAGCCGGGCAGTATCTGGGGCAGGCGCTCTTCGACGCGTAA